The following proteins come from a genomic window of Actinacidiphila yeochonensis CN732:
- a CDS encoding TIGR03085 family metal-binding protein, which translates to MTTHAQRERLLLADLLENAGPDAPTLCAGWSTRDLAAHVVVRERRGDAAAGLVIPRLADRLDRVQAEYAARPYEELIRLIRTGPPKLSPFALKQLDEVSNTVEFYVHAEDVRRAADDWTPRPVDPVFAEALWSRLERMARVVGRRSPVGLVLRLPDGRTAVARKGAPVVTVTGEPAELVMFTFGRQAAAKVEADGDDDAVAKLYGAKLGV; encoded by the coding sequence ATGACGACCCATGCACAGCGTGAACGTCTCCTCCTCGCCGACCTGCTGGAGAACGCCGGTCCGGACGCCCCGACGCTCTGCGCCGGCTGGAGCACCCGGGACCTTGCCGCGCACGTGGTGGTCAGGGAGCGGCGCGGCGACGCGGCGGCCGGCCTCGTCATCCCCCGGCTGGCCGACCGCCTGGACCGGGTCCAGGCCGAGTACGCGGCCCGCCCGTACGAGGAGCTGATCCGGCTGATCCGCACGGGTCCGCCGAAGCTGTCGCCGTTCGCCCTCAAGCAGCTCGACGAGGTGTCCAACACCGTCGAGTTCTACGTGCACGCCGAGGATGTCCGGCGGGCGGCCGACGACTGGACGCCGCGTCCGGTCGACCCGGTCTTCGCCGAGGCCCTGTGGAGCCGCCTGGAGCGGATGGCGCGCGTGGTGGGCCGCCGCTCGCCGGTGGGCCTGGTGCTGCGTCTCCCGGACGGCCGCACGGCGGTGGCCCGCAAGGGCGCGCCCGTCGTCACGGTGACCGGGGAGCCGGCCGAGCTGGTGATGTTCACCTTCGGCCGCCAGGCCGCCGCGAAGGTGGAGGCCGATGGCGACGACGACGCGGTGGCGAAGCTGTACGGCGCGAAGCTCGGCGTCTGA
- a CDS encoding anthranilate synthase component I, with product MDLPTFRKLAADRRVIPVSRRLLADGDTPVGLYRKLAGERAGTFLLESADMGSGEGGRSWSRYSFVGVRSAAALTERDGQAHWLGEPPVGVPVDGDPLAALRATVQALHTPRDLGSGMPPFTGGMVGYLGYDVVRRLERVGDHSADELGLPDLTMLLTSDLAVLDHWDGSVLLIANAINHNDQDSGVDEAYADAVARLDAMEADLARPLEHPPVTLPPSELPAYTERWGGEAFRGAVEDIKERIRAGEAFQVVPSQRFSTPCAASALDVYRVLRATNPSPYMYLLRFPGEGGTTEGGFDVVGSSPEALVKVEEGRAMVHPIAGTRPRGTTPQADAALADELLADPKERAEHLMLVDLGRNDLGRVCEPGSVEVVDFMSVERYSHVMHIVSTVTGQVAPGRTAFDVLTACFPAGTLSGAPKPRALQIIEELEPVRRGLYGGCVGYLDFAGDSDTAIAIRTALLRDGTAYVQAGAGIVADSDPVAEDEECRNKAAAVLRAVSAANRMHG from the coding sequence ATGGACCTCCCCACCTTCCGCAAGCTGGCCGCCGATCGCCGGGTCATCCCCGTCTCCCGCAGGCTGCTCGCGGACGGTGACACGCCCGTCGGGCTGTACCGCAAGCTCGCCGGGGAGCGCGCGGGCACCTTCCTGCTGGAGTCCGCCGACATGGGCTCCGGCGAGGGCGGACGGTCGTGGTCCCGGTACTCCTTCGTCGGCGTCCGCTCCGCCGCCGCGCTCACCGAACGCGACGGCCAGGCCCACTGGCTCGGCGAACCGCCGGTCGGCGTGCCCGTCGACGGCGACCCGCTGGCCGCGCTGCGGGCCACCGTCCAGGCCCTGCACACCCCGCGCGACCTCGGCTCCGGGATGCCCCCCTTCACCGGCGGCATGGTCGGCTACCTCGGCTACGACGTCGTCCGCCGGCTGGAGCGGGTCGGCGACCACAGCGCCGACGAGCTCGGCCTGCCCGACCTGACGATGCTGCTCACCTCCGACCTCGCCGTGCTGGACCACTGGGACGGCTCCGTCCTGCTGATCGCCAACGCGATCAACCACAACGACCAGGACAGCGGCGTCGACGAGGCGTACGCCGACGCCGTGGCGCGGCTCGACGCCATGGAGGCCGACCTGGCCCGGCCGCTGGAGCACCCGCCGGTCACCCTGCCCCCGTCCGAACTGCCCGCGTACACCGAGCGGTGGGGCGGCGAGGCGTTCCGGGGGGCCGTCGAGGACATCAAGGAGCGCATCCGGGCCGGCGAGGCGTTCCAGGTGGTGCCCTCGCAGCGGTTCAGCACCCCCTGCGCCGCCTCCGCGCTGGACGTCTACCGGGTGCTGCGGGCCACCAACCCGAGCCCGTACATGTACCTGCTGCGCTTCCCCGGCGAGGGAGGCACCACCGAGGGCGGCTTCGACGTCGTGGGCTCCAGCCCCGAGGCGCTGGTGAAGGTCGAGGAGGGCCGGGCCATGGTCCACCCCATCGCCGGCACCCGCCCGCGCGGCACCACCCCGCAGGCCGACGCGGCGCTCGCCGACGAACTGCTGGCCGACCCCAAGGAGCGCGCCGAGCACCTGATGCTCGTCGACCTCGGCCGCAACGACCTGGGCCGGGTGTGCGAGCCGGGCAGCGTCGAGGTGGTCGACTTCATGTCCGTCGAGCGCTACTCGCACGTGATGCACATCGTCTCCACCGTCACCGGGCAGGTAGCGCCGGGCCGTACCGCGTTCGACGTGCTCACCGCCTGCTTCCCGGCCGGCACCCTCTCCGGCGCGCCCAAGCCGCGCGCGCTGCAGATCATCGAGGAGCTGGAGCCGGTCCGGCGCGGCCTGTACGGGGGCTGCGTCGGCTACCTCGACTTCGCCGGCGACTCCGACACCGCCATCGCCATCCGCACCGCGCTGCTGCGGGACGGCACCGCGTACGTGCAGGCCGGCGCCGGCATCGTGGCCGACTCCGACCCGGTCGCGGAGGACGAGGAGTGCCGCAACAAGGCGGCCGCCGTACTGCGGGCCGTCTCGGCGGCCAACCGCATGCACGGCTGA
- the hisI gene encoding phosphoribosyl-AMP cyclohydrolase — protein sequence MSSLDPAIAARLKRTPDGLVPAVAQQYDTGEVLMLGWMDDEALHRTLTTGRCTYWSRSRQEYWVKGDTSGHFQHVKSVALDCDGDTLLVRVDQVGAACHTGARTCFDEDVLLG from the coding sequence ATGTCCTCGCTCGATCCCGCCATCGCCGCCCGCCTCAAGCGCACCCCCGACGGGCTCGTCCCGGCCGTCGCCCAGCAGTACGACACCGGCGAGGTGCTCATGCTCGGCTGGATGGACGACGAGGCGCTGCACCGCACCCTCACCACCGGCCGCTGCACCTACTGGAGCCGCAGCCGCCAGGAGTACTGGGTCAAGGGCGACACCTCCGGCCACTTCCAGCACGTGAAGTCCGTCGCCCTGGACTGCGACGGCGACACCCTGCTGGTCCGCGTCGACCAGGTGGGCGCGGCCTGCCACACCGGAGCCCGCACCTGCTTCGACGAGGACGTCCTGCTCGGCTGA